The Treponema phagedenis DNA segment TAAACACACCGTAGACCGTCCACGGATACCGCCCGAATTCAGTGATAAGCCAGCCTGCAGTGGTGGCGACAAACGGAACAAAGGCGCAAAGAGCGATAAGAAAAAGCAGCCAGCGTTGTTTTTCAATCCATCGAAGGATGAGTCTGCTTAAAAGAAATAAAAACATCACACCGAACGAAAAGCCCGACATAATTCTGAAGCTCCAAAACAAAGTCTTTGTGGGAACATAATAATCAGCCCGCTCTCCATACGTTGATTTCAGTTTCCCGTATTTTTCAACAAACTCTTTTTGAATAGTATTCATTCCTTTTATCGGTTTGGAGGTTCCTGAAAGAATTCCGAGCATATACGGCACTTGTCCGATCGGTTTTGTTGTTTTGTTTTTAACATCAATTGAGGCCATAATCGTCCATGGAGCATTCGGTTCGGAATCTTCATATAGACCTTCCATTGCGGCAAATTTCATCGGTTGATCGTGAAGTAATGCTCGCATTTGTAAGTCTCCGATAATAAAAAGAGCCACAGCTGCAATAACTCCATATGTAAGCCCCATTTTAAGGGATTTTTTATAAAATGATAGCTCCTTTTTTTTCAGCATTTGAATAGCGGAAGTTCCTGCTATAAAACAGGCGGCAACTAAAAGAGCCGCTGCCAATACGTGTGTGTACGCATACCATGTTTGGTCATTTGTCAGCAATGCAAAAAAGTTATCAAGTTCCGCACGTCCGTTACGCACGGTAAAACCTACTGGTTTTTGCATAAAACTGTTTGCCGCAAGAATCCACAACGCTGAAAGCATGGAGCCGATTGCGGTAAGCCAAATAAACGCAAGATGTGCTTTTTTACTGAATCTGTCCCAGCCGAACATCCATATACCGATAAAGGTTGACTCCATAAAAAAGGCAAGAAGAGCTTCTACCGCAAGCGGTGCGCCAAAAATATCACCGACAAACCGTGAATAATTAGACCAGTTCATTCCGAATTGAAATTCCTGAATGATACCGGTTACCACTCCTACCGCAAAGCTGAGTAAAAACATTTGTCCCCAAAACTTTGTCATTTTTTTATATTCTTCATCGCCTCGTCTTACATATCTGGTTTCCATAACTGCTACCATAAATGCAAGTCCGATGGAGAGAGGTACAAAAAAGAAGTGGAACACCGTTGTCATTGCAAATTGAAAACGTGCAAGACTTAAAATACTCATAATACGTACATCCTTATTTAGAGATTTTAGCAATTATTTAATTATACGCCAGCATTATATATCAATTTTTTATTAGTGGCAATTCTTTCCGCATGGTTAACAGAGTTTACATATGAAAATTTTTGTATTTTTATTGTGTGAAAGACATTAGTGAAAAGAGTTTATACAATAAAAACCATACCGGCATTGGTTCCAAGACGAGTTCTTAGGGCAAGGGCGAAGCTTTACTATTTTCCCTTTGCTTTCGCCTACGAGTTTAAAAGCTTCAATTTTACAAAACAGTGTTGATGCTTTTAAACATCGTGTGCAAGGCAGGTCTAAGGGCTGCCCAAGCCCTTAATGCAAAGCATCAGCGGGGTTCAAGGGGCAGCCGCCCCTTATTCATGCGTAAGCCCTATCTATTACAATACTACTGGAAAAAACACTGTAATTATGATACAGTGTGCCCATGTCGGACATACATCTAAAATCATCAGGGAAAGCAAAAAAGCTGTTTAAAAAAGCTTTATATGCGCCGAAGCTTCCTATTCAAACGATACGCAGTAATTATGATGCTTTTTTTTATTCTCCGTATATTCCCAACCGGGTTGATGTTTCTACAAAGGAGATTGCGGGGATATCTGTTGATGTTCTCAATCCTGAACTTGCAATTACCGGTCGTGTTATGCTTTATGCGCATGGAGGGTCATTTATAAGCGGCTCAAAAAAGGCTTCAAGAACGCTTTGTGCTTTAATCGCGCACCAAGCAGGTGCAAAACTTTTTTTACCCGACTATGCGCTGGCACCCGAACATCCTTTTCCCGCAGCGCTCGAAAATCTCTATACCGTATATGCTTCATTAATTGATAAATTCGGATTTTCGCCTTCCAATATCATTTTAAGTGGAGACGGCGCGGGAGGGGGGCTTGCGCTTGCACTTGTACATTACTTACACGAAAAAAAAATCGTAAAACCGGCGGGACTTGCGCTTATTTCACCGTGGGCTGATTTAACGGTGGAAAACATGGTAAAACAAGCATACGGGAAAAAAGATCCTCTTTTCACAAAAGATATTTTTCACAACTGTGCGCTACAGTACACGTATTCAAATAATCTGAAAAATCCGCTTGTTTCTCCCTTGTTCGGAAACTTCAGTGATTTTCCTCCGGTTTTTATACAGTGCGGGCAGTTGGAAATGCTTTCTGCGGACGCAAGCGAAATTGTAAAAAAAATCGAAGCTGCCGGCGGTTCTGCGGAATTTGATATCTGGGAAAATCGATGGCACCTTTTTCAAGCAATGGAAGATTTTGTACCTGATGCGCATCTTGCAATAGAAAGATTCGGAGCATGGATAAAAAAATTATTTAAAGATAACGAATAGCTGCAAAATCGCTTTAAATACCATGTAACCGGCATTTTCACGCATTGTTTTACAGTATATTTTTACATTTAGGAGTTACATTATGAGAAAAAGAACCTTATTTATTACCGTTATTTGTATGGCAGTCTTACTTGCCTCCTGTGCTTCTACGCAAACGGAAACAGAAAAACAGCCGGCAGCAAAAGCCGAGCAATTTTTTGATTCAACTTTTGTCGGTATTCTTCCCGCTGCGGATGCACCAGGA contains these protein-coding regions:
- a CDS encoding cytochrome ubiquinol oxidase subunit I codes for the protein MSILSLARFQFAMTTVFHFFFVPLSIGLAFMVAVMETRYVRRGDEEYKKMTKFWGQMFLLSFAVGVVTGIIQEFQFGMNWSNYSRFVGDIFGAPLAVEALLAFFMESTFIGIWMFGWDRFSKKAHLAFIWLTAIGSMLSALWILAANSFMQKPVGFTVRNGRAELDNFFALLTNDQTWYAYTHVLAAALLVAACFIAGTSAIQMLKKKELSFYKKSLKMGLTYGVIAAVALFIIGDLQMRALLHDQPMKFAAMEGLYEDSEPNAPWTIMASIDVKNKTTKPIGQVPYMLGILSGTSKPIKGMNTIQKEFVEKYGKLKSTYGERADYYVPTKTLFWSFRIMSGFSFGVMFLFLLSRLILRWIEKQRWLLFLIALCAFVPFVATTAGWLITEFGRYPWTVYGVFTIADSVSPNVSAASLLFTNIVYFMLFTVLAAVLIFLMKLEFKKGPSSYAPVSKPADVDPFEKGDK
- a CDS encoding alpha/beta hydrolase, which gives rise to MSDIHLKSSGKAKKLFKKALYAPKLPIQTIRSNYDAFFYSPYIPNRVDVSTKEIAGISVDVLNPELAITGRVMLYAHGGSFISGSKKASRTLCALIAHQAGAKLFLPDYALAPEHPFPAALENLYTVYASLIDKFGFSPSNIILSGDGAGGGLALALVHYLHEKKIVKPAGLALISPWADLTVENMVKQAYGKKDPLFTKDIFHNCALQYTYSNNLKNPLVSPLFGNFSDFPPVFIQCGQLEMLSADASEIVKKIEAAGGSAEFDIWENRWHLFQAMEDFVPDAHLAIERFGAWIKKLFKDNE